A DNA window from Phragmites australis chromosome 11, lpPhrAust1.1, whole genome shotgun sequence contains the following coding sequences:
- the LOC133885183 gene encoding protein OXIDATIVE STRESS 3 LIKE 1-like: MRRPMPKLARDQSKGEETSPKRKSEQETAAFSWASTGGGWERVVQVCLATEMSCRRGEEGNEELFETMSSVSGGESDADGEDHFPDGAGEGTCDQDSRLFVPQPLRGMNSDSIYDMSSMMSQLPGKKGLSRYYEGRSQSFACLEEVRCLEDLRKKDSPYKQKIKSCKSYVALGGMAKKTSSSSCANLNLVAAKGFRPPPIQNGYHQ; encoded by the exons ATGCGGAGGCCAATGCCCAAACTCGCAAGAGATCAGAGCAAGGGAGAAGAAACGAGTCCAAAGAGAAAGAGCGAGCAGGAAACAGCTGCGTTTTCCTGGGCTAGCACGGGGGGAGGCTGGGAGCGGGTAGTTCAGGTTTGCCTTGCCACCGAAATGAGCTGCAGGCGCGGTGAAGAGGGGAACGAAGAGCTGTTCGAGACGATGTCGTCCGTCTCCGGCGGTGAGTCCGACGCCGACGGCGAGGACCACTTCCCGGACGGCGCGGGGGAGGGCACGTGTGACCAGGACAGCCGCCTGTTCGTGCCGCAGCCGCTGCGGGGAATGAACTCGGACAGCATCTACGACATGTCGTCCATGATGTCGCAGCTCCCGGGCAA GAAAGGATTGTCGAGATACTACGAGGGCAGGTCCCAGTCGTTCGCGTGCCTGGAGGAGGTGCGGTGCCTGGAGGACCTGCGCAAGAAGGACAGCCCCTACAAGCAGAAGATCAAGTCGTGCAAGAGCTACGTCGCGCTGGGAGGGATGGCCAAGAAGACCTCCTCGAGCTCCTGCGCGAATCTGAACCTCGTGGCGGCCAAGGGGTTCAGGCCGCCCCCTATTCAGAACGGGTACCATCAGTAG
- the LOC133885812 gene encoding putative leucine-rich repeat receptor-like serine/threonine-protein kinase At2g19230: MEQSMPRTMAATSWWLLICLAATAVLRARAQPDRIGFISIDCGLPGTASYVDDTTKLSYAPDAAFTDAGSNQNISAAYITPNLGKLYLNVRSFPNGARNCYTIRSLEARLKYILRATFMYGNYDGLSRPPIFDLYVGVNFWSMVNITGADSRKILEVIVVVPDNFVQVCLVNTGSGTPFISALELRPLTKSSLYPQANATQGLVLLGRINFGATDDTRIVRYPDDPRDRFWFPWVDATSWNSLSTTLRVQNIDSDLFEAPLKVMQTAITPRNASKNIEFFWDSEPQPKDPTPGYIGIMHFSELQLLPGNAVRQFYINLDGKPWYPKAFTPEYLYRDATYNINPYRGLARYNISINATANSTLPPIINAVEVFSVISTTNVGTDSQDVSAITAIKVKYRVQKNWMGDPCGPKTLSWNGLTCSYGISSPPRITGVNISFSGIDSDISSSFANLKAVQYLDLSHNNLTGSIPEVLSQLPSLTLLDLTDNQLNGSIPPGLLKRIEDGSLDLRYGNNPNLCSNADSCPSPTPKKKSRLAVYIAVPVVLVVVVGLLVALLCCFLRRKKQESMSQSVKPQNEAPTSHVPPGDAYAQSSLQLENRRFTYKELEMITNNFQRVLGRGGFGEVYDGFLEDGTQVAVKLRSQSSNQGVKQFLAEAQILTRIHHKNLVSMIGYCKDGQYMALVYEYMSEGTLREQLAGNGRNRRSLTWRQRLRIALESAQGLEYLHKGCNPPLIHRDVKTTNILLNTKLEAKIADFGLSKAFNLDNEAHMSTNIFAGTLGYVDPECQATLQPTTKSDVYSFGVVLLELVTGRQAIMYEQEPTNIIQWVRQRLARGNIEEVVDARMHGEYDVNSVWKAANVALKCTVQVSAQRPTMTDVVAQLQEGLELEEGHTGGYANASFYTGGSSDPNSGYNAYAADDQSIDVSQGSTAFEMEHNFGKVPRMNIGPVAR, from the exons ATGGAGCAATCAATGCCGAGAACAATGGCAGCAACATCGTGGTGGCTGCTTATCTGCCTCGCCGCCACTGCGGTACTCCGAGCTCGTGCACAGCCCGACCGCATCG GTTTCATCAGCATAGACTGTGGCCTGCCGGGGACGGCGAGCTACGTGGACGACACCACCAAGCTATCCTACGCCCCGGACGCTGCCTTCACCGACGCCGGATCGAATCAAAACATCTCGGCCGCGTACATCACGCCAAACCTCGGCAAGCTCTACCTCAACGTGCGCAGCTTTCCCAACGGGGCGCGCAACTGCTACACGATCCGGTCCCTCGAGGCCAGGCTCAAGTACATCCTCCGCGCCACCTTCATGTACGGCAACTACGACGGTCTCAGCCGTCCGCCCATCTTCGACCTCTACGTCGGCGTCAACTTCTGGAGCATGGTGAACATCACGGGCGCCGACAGCCGGAAGATCCTGGAGGTCATCGTCGTCGTGCCGGACAACTTCGTGCAGGTTTGCCTGGTGAACACCGGCTCCGGGACGCCGTTCATCTCCGCGCTGGAGCTGAGGCCTCTCACCAAGAGCTCGCTCTACCCGCAAGCGAACGCGACGCAGGGCCTGGTCCTGCTCGGCAGGATCAACTTCGGTGCGACCGATGATACGCGAATTGTCAG gtaccccgatgatccacgcGACAGGTTCTGGTTCCCCTGGGTCGATGCCACCAGCTGGAACTCTCTATCGACGACATTGAGGGTGCAGAACATAGACAGCGACCTGTTCGAGGCGCCGTTAAAGGTGATGCAGACGGCGATCACGCCACGCAACGCCTCCAAGAACATCGAGTTCTTCTGGGACTCGGAGCCTCAGCCCAAGGACCCGACGCCGGGGTACATCGGCATCATGCACTTCTCCGAGCTACAGCTCCTGCCCGGCAATGCCGTGCGCCAGTTCTACATCAACCTCGACGGCAAACCGTGGTACCCGAAGGCCTTCACGCCGGAGTACCTCTACAGAGACGCCACGTACAACATCAACCCCTATCGGGGCCTTGCTCGGTACAATATCTCGATCAACGCCACCGCCAACTCGACTCTGCCGCCGATCATCAACGCCGTCGAGGTTTTCTCCGTCATCTCCACCACCAACGTTGGCACAGACTCCCAGGACG TATCTGCCATCACGGCGATCAAGGTGAAGTATCGCGTGCAAAAGAACTGGATGGGTGACCCATGTGGTCCGAAGACTCTTTCGTGGAACGGGTTGACTTGCAGCTATGGCATATCGAGTCCTCCAAGAATCACTGGCGT AAACATATCCTTCAGTGGTATAGACAGCGACATATCGTCTTCTTTCGCAAATCTCAAGGCCGTCCAATATTT GGATCTATCACACAACAATCTGACAGGCTCAATTCCTGAAGTCCTTTCACAGTTACCTTCACTAACACTTCT AGATTTGACAGACAACCAGCTCAATGGATCAATCCCCCCTGGACTTCTCAAAAGAATTGAAGATGGCTCCTTAGATCTAAG ATATGGCAATAATCCAAACCTTTGCAGCAATGCCGATTCATGTCCGAGTCCGACCCCGAAAAAGAAGAGCAGGCTTGCCGTCTACATTGCTGTCCCTGTAGTTCTGGTTGTTGTGGTAGGACTACTGGTAGCACTACTTTGCTGCTTCCTTCGACGAAAGAAGCAAG AATCAATGAGCCAGTCTGTGAAGCCTCAAAATGAGGCGCCGACGAGCCATGTGCCACCAGGTGACGCGTACGCGCAGAGCTCGCTGCAGCTTGAGAACCGCCGGTTCACGTACAAGGAACTGGAAATGATCACGAACAACTTCCAGCGTGTGCTCGGCCGCGGAGGGTTCGGGGAAGTCTACGATGGCTTCTTGGAGGACGGCACTCAGGTGGCAGTCAAGCTGCGGTCTCAGTCTTCCAATCAGGGCGTCAAGCAGTTCCTCGCAGAG GCTCAGATCTTAACACGGATTCATCACAAGAATCTCGTGTCCATGATCGGGTACTGCAAGGACGGGCAGTACATGGCACTTGTCTACGAGTACATGTCAGAAGGCACCCTGCGAGAGCAGCTTGCAG GAAATGGCCGCAACAGAAGAAGTTTAACCTGGAGGCAGAGGCTTCGAATCGCACTGGAATCAGCGCAAG GGCTGGAGTATCTGCACAAGGGGTGTAACCCACCTCTCATTCACAGGGATGTGAAGACGACTAACATCCTACTGAACACAAAACTGGAAGCCAAGATTGCCGATTTTGGTTTGTCCAAGGCTTTCAATCTTGACAACGAAGCTCATATGTCCACGAATATTTTCGCTGGTACACTCGGATACGTTGATCCAGA GTGTCAGGCAACCCTGCAGCCGACGACCAAGAGTGACGTTTACAGCTTCGGAGTTGTGCTACTGGAGCTGGTCACGGGGAGGCAGGCCATCATGTACGAGCAAGAGCCTACCAACATCATCCAGTGGGTGCGGCAGCGCTTGGCACGGGGCAACATCGAGGAAGTCGTGGACGCGCGCATGCACGGCGAGTACGACGTCAACAGCGTGTGGAAGGCCGCGAACGTCGCGCTCAAGTGCACCGTGCAGGTGTCGGCGCAACGGCCCACAATGACTGATGTGGTGGCGCAGCTGCAGGAGGGCCTTGAGCTCGAGGAGGGCCACACCGGCGGTTACGCAAACGCTAGCTTCTACACCGGCGGCAGCAGCGACCCCAACTCTGGTTACAACGCGTACGCCGCTGATGACCAGTCCATTGACGTGAGCCAGGGCAGCACTGCATTTGAGATGGAGCATAATTTTGGGAAGGTGCCAAGAATGAACATAGGGCCTGTTGCAAGATAA